From the Euzebya rosea genome, one window contains:
- a CDS encoding acyl-CoA carboxylase subunit beta produces the protein MTETAAPVQRPDARARIDTLADDGSFVEFGSQARHHVTAFGLADKRPDGDGVVTGTVTVDGRPVALFAQDPTALGGSLGEVHAQKIAMVQDKASRGRIPVVGLLDSGGARIQEGVAALDGYAHIFHRNVRSSGRVPQISVVLGPCAGGAVYSPALTDIVIMARDRAHMFVTGPKVVKAVTFEDVSLADLGGADVHSTTSGVAHLVADDAEGALELTRRVLSYLPSSAWEEPPLAAPVPPEPMPEIPTDHRQPYDVRDVIRGIVDGGSMLELSEAFARNIVTSFARMDGRPVGVVANQPSVLAGCLDIAASEKAARFVRLCDAFGLPLVVLVDVPGFLPGTGQESAGIIRKGAKLLYAFSEATVPRATVILRKAYGGAYIVMNSRNIGADAVYSWPGAEVAVMGAEGAVDVLYRRPIAEDPSSRPEYLAKYRAEALRPDLPNEILSVDETIEPGDTRRVLLGTLNAVRGSLEPGYRHDNLPQ, from the coding sequence ATGACCGAGACCGCCGCGCCCGTCCAGCGGCCCGACGCCCGGGCCCGCATCGACACGCTCGCCGACGACGGCTCCTTCGTGGAGTTCGGATCGCAGGCACGCCATCACGTCACCGCCTTCGGCCTGGCCGACAAGCGCCCCGACGGCGACGGCGTCGTGACCGGAACCGTGACCGTCGACGGCCGTCCCGTGGCCCTGTTCGCCCAGGACCCGACCGCCCTCGGCGGGTCCCTCGGGGAGGTGCACGCCCAGAAGATCGCGATGGTCCAGGACAAGGCCAGCCGGGGTCGCATCCCCGTCGTCGGGCTGCTCGACAGCGGTGGGGCCAGGATCCAGGAAGGGGTTGCGGCCCTCGACGGCTACGCCCACATCTTCCACCGCAACGTCCGCTCCTCCGGCCGGGTGCCGCAGATCTCCGTGGTGCTCGGTCCGTGTGCCGGTGGCGCGGTGTACTCACCGGCGCTGACCGACATCGTCATCATGGCGCGGGACCGCGCCCACATGTTCGTCACCGGCCCCAAGGTCGTGAAGGCGGTCACGTTCGAGGACGTCTCGCTGGCCGACCTCGGCGGCGCCGACGTGCACTCCACCACCAGCGGTGTGGCGCACCTCGTGGCCGACGACGCCGAGGGGGCGCTCGAGCTGACCCGCCGGGTCCTGTCCTACCTGCCCTCCTCCGCCTGGGAGGAGCCGCCGCTCGCCGCGCCGGTCCCACCCGAGCCGATGCCGGAGATCCCGACGGACCACCGCCAGCCCTACGACGTGCGCGACGTGATCCGCGGCATCGTCGACGGCGGGTCGATGCTGGAGCTCTCCGAGGCCTTCGCCCGCAACATCGTCACCTCGTTCGCCCGCATGGACGGCCGCCCCGTCGGGGTCGTCGCGAACCAGCCGTCGGTACTGGCCGGCTGCCTCGACATCGCCGCCAGCGAGAAGGCCGCCCGCTTCGTGCGGCTGTGCGACGCCTTCGGCCTGCCCCTCGTGGTCCTCGTCGACGTGCCCGGGTTCCTGCCGGGCACGGGCCAGGAGTCCGCGGGGATCATCCGCAAGGGCGCCAAGCTGCTCTACGCCTTCTCCGAGGCGACGGTGCCCCGCGCGACCGTGATCCTGCGCAAGGCCTACGGCGGCGCCTACATCGTCATGAACTCCCGCAACATCGGTGCCGATGCGGTCTACTCGTGGCCGGGCGCAGAGGTTGCGGTCATGGGGGCCGAGGGTGCGGTGGACGTGCTGTACCGCCGTCCGATCGCCGAGGACCCTTCCAGCCGTCCGGAGTACCTGGCCAAGTACAGGGCCGAGGCACTGCGTCCCGACCTGCCCAACGAGATCCTGAGCGTCGACGAGACCATCGAGCCCGGCGACACCCGGCGGGTGCTGCTGGGGACGCTCAACGCGGTGCGTGGGTCCCTGGAGCCCGGCTACCGACACGACAACCTGCCGCAGTAG
- the fabF gene encoding beta-ketoacyl-ACP synthase II: MSTPVAITGIGLVTPGGIGAAASWEAVLRGESTATPDPVLEGMDVDFSCRIPDFDANALLGRRARKLDRFVQLALVAAREAIGDADLDHETWDGPRVGVVLGCGMGGAPTWEEQHSVLMERGPNRVSPHLIPRMIPNMAAGHIAMDFGAHGPNLATATACASGATAIGYALDLLRVGRCDIVIAGGTEAGITPLSIAGFNNMTALSTRREDPTAASRPFDVGRDGFVAAEAAGVLVLERVADADARGVRTYAKLAGYGASADGHHVTAPDPQGAGGEMAVRAALADAGLEPGDIDHVNAHGTSTPLNDVSEARMISRVLGDRPAVTSTKGVTGHALGGAGAIEAAFSALTLHHQVIPPTANLDSQDPEIEIDVVSKAPRETKVEAVISDSFGFGGQNAVLAFTA; encoded by the coding sequence ATGAGCACACCCGTTGCGATCACCGGCATCGGCCTGGTCACCCCCGGCGGAATCGGCGCGGCCGCCTCCTGGGAGGCCGTCCTGCGTGGCGAGAGCACCGCCACGCCGGACCCCGTCCTGGAGGGGATGGACGTCGACTTCTCCTGCCGGATCCCCGACTTCGACGCCAACGCCCTGCTGGGCCGACGTGCTCGAAAGCTCGACCGGTTCGTGCAGCTCGCCCTGGTGGCGGCACGAGAGGCCATCGGCGACGCCGACCTTGACCACGAGACCTGGGACGGCCCCCGCGTGGGTGTCGTGCTCGGCTGTGGCATGGGCGGTGCGCCGACGTGGGAGGAGCAGCACAGCGTCCTGATGGAGCGGGGCCCCAACCGGGTCTCCCCGCACCTGATCCCACGGATGATCCCCAACATGGCGGCTGGACACATCGCCATGGACTTCGGGGCCCACGGTCCCAACCTGGCGACCGCCACGGCCTGCGCGTCAGGGGCCACGGCGATCGGCTACGCCCTGGACCTGCTGCGGGTCGGCCGCTGCGACATCGTCATCGCCGGCGGGACCGAGGCCGGCATCACCCCCCTGTCGATCGCCGGCTTCAACAACATGACCGCGCTGTCGACGAGGCGGGAGGACCCCACCGCCGCGTCGCGTCCGTTCGACGTCGGACGTGACGGCTTCGTCGCGGCCGAGGCCGCCGGCGTGCTCGTGCTCGAACGGGTGGCCGATGCCGATGCCCGTGGGGTGCGGACCTACGCCAAGCTGGCCGGCTACGGCGCCAGCGCCGACGGGCACCACGTGACCGCACCGGACCCGCAGGGTGCCGGGGGCGAGATGGCCGTCCGTGCCGCCCTGGCCGACGCCGGCCTCGAGCCCGGCGACATCGACCACGTGAACGCCCACGGGACCTCGACGCCCCTCAACGACGTGTCGGAGGCCCGCATGATCAGCCGTGTGCTCGGCGATCGTCCGGCCGTCACCTCGACCAAGGGCGTCACCGGCCATGCGCTCGGCGGCGCCGGCGCGATCGAAGCCGCCTTCAGCGCGCTGACCCTGCACCACCAGGTGATCCCGCCGACGGCCAACCTCGACAGCCAGGACCCCGAGATCGAGATCGACGTGGTGTCCAAGGCCCCGCGCGAGACGAAGGTCGAGGCCGTCATCTCCGACTCCTTCGGCTTCGGCGGCCAGAACGCCGTCCTGGCGTTCACCGCCTGA
- a CDS encoding acyl carrier protein yields the protein MSVYTKIVALLDDKFGIAADEVTETTTFEELDLDSLDLVEFSMAAEDELGVKIEDEEAAELKTVGDAVKLLESKGASV from the coding sequence ATGTCTGTCTACACCAAGATCGTCGCCCTGCTCGACGACAAGTTCGGCATCGCCGCCGACGAGGTCACCGAGACCACCACCTTCGAGGAGCTCGACCTGGACTCCCTCGACCTCGTCGAGTTCTCCATGGCCGCCGAGGACGAGCTGGGCGTCAAGATCGAGGACGAGGAGGCCGCCGAGCTCAAGACCGTCGGCGACGCCGTCAAGCTGCTGGAGTCCAAGGGCGCGTCGGTCTAG
- a CDS encoding beta-ketoacyl-ACP synthase III gives MTHHQHVPAMVLAGLGAHLPEDVVTNDDLSRVMDTSDEWISSRTGISQRRRAAEGQTSLHLAVEAGREALKHYGEGTAIDAVVLATSTPHRLCPATAPDVASALGLGPIPAFDVAAVCSGFVYAAATAQGLIAAGTARTVLVIGSDVFSSFLYPTDRNTRVIFGDGAGAAVVRAGDHDEPGAFGSFDLGSDGEGSDLITIGGAGSMPPSEDSPASRDHFLAMEGREVYRRSIPGMADSCRVALDRRGWTVDDVDVMIGHQANIRILDAVARNLELEREKCYVNIDRVGNTAGASIPIAMAHAHADGAVRAGDRVLLTAFGAGLTWGSTTLTWPELPTI, from the coding sequence ATGACCCACCACCAGCACGTCCCCGCCATGGTCCTCGCCGGACTGGGTGCCCACCTGCCGGAGGACGTCGTGACCAACGACGACCTCTCCCGGGTCATGGACACCTCCGACGAGTGGATCTCCTCTCGCACGGGGATCAGCCAGCGGCGGCGTGCGGCGGAGGGACAGACCTCGCTGCACCTGGCCGTCGAGGCCGGACGCGAGGCCCTGAAGCACTACGGTGAGGGCACGGCGATCGACGCGGTGGTCCTCGCCACGTCCACTCCCCACCGGCTGTGCCCTGCCACGGCCCCGGACGTGGCCAGCGCGTTGGGTCTCGGCCCCATACCCGCCTTCGACGTTGCCGCGGTCTGCAGCGGGTTCGTGTACGCGGCGGCCACCGCCCAGGGCCTCATCGCGGCCGGCACTGCCCGGACCGTGCTGGTCATCGGCAGCGATGTCTTCTCCAGCTTCCTGTACCCCACCGACCGCAACACGCGGGTCATCTTCGGGGACGGGGCCGGCGCGGCCGTCGTGCGCGCCGGTGACCACGACGAGCCGGGGGCGTTCGGCAGCTTCGACCTGGGGTCCGACGGCGAGGGGTCGGACCTGATCACCATCGGCGGCGCCGGCAGCATGCCCCCCAGCGAGGACTCGCCCGCCAGCCGGGACCACTTCCTGGCCATGGAGGGCCGTGAGGTCTACCGCCGGTCCATCCCGGGCATGGCCGATTCCTGCCGCGTCGCCCTCGACCGGCGCGGCTGGACCGTCGACGACGTCGACGTGATGATCGGCCACCAGGCAAACATCCGCATCCTCGACGCCGTGGCCCGCAACCTCGAGCTCGAGCGCGAGAAGTGCTACGTCAACATCGACCGGGTGGGCAACACCGCGGGGGCCTCGATCCCCATCGCCATGGCCCACGCCCACGCCGACGGCGCCGTGCGTGCCGGCGACCGCGTGCTCCTGACGGCCTTCGGAGCCGGGCTGACGTGGGGATCCACCACGCTGACCTGGCCCGAGCTGCCCACCATCTGA